One segment of Columba livia isolate bColLiv1 breed racing homer chromosome 33, bColLiv1.pat.W.v2, whole genome shotgun sequence DNA contains the following:
- the TRAPPC1 gene encoding trafficking protein particle complex subunit 1 — protein sequence MTIHNLYIFDRGGTCLHYSEWHRRRGTGIPREEEFKLMFGMLFSLRSFVAKMSPTDMRDGFVSFLTSKYRLHYYETPTGLRLVLNTDPGVTSAREALQHIYSHLFVELVVKNPLCPPRQPVQSDLFRSRLDAFIRGLPYFNPRPT from the exons ATGACGATCCACAACCTGTACATCTTTGACCGGGGGGGGACGTGTCTGCACTACAGCGAATGGCACCGGAGGAGGGGGACGGGGATCCCCCGGGAGGAG gAGTTCAAGCTCATGTTCGGGATGCTTTTCTCCCTCCGTTCCTTCGTGGCCAAGATGAGCCCGACCGACAT GCGGGACGGCTTCGTGTCCTTCCTCACCAGCAAGTACCGGCTCCATTACTACGAGACGCCCACGGGGCTGCGGCTGGTCCTCAATACGGACCCGGGGGTCACGTCGGCCCGGGAGGCGTTACAGCACATCTACAGCCAT cTGTTTGTGGAGCTGGTGGTGAAGaaccccctgtgccccccccggCAGCCGGTGCAGAGCGACCTGTTCCGCTCCCGCCTCGACGCCTTCATTCGGGGGCTCCCCTATTTCAACCCCCGCCCCACGtga